The Littorina saxatilis isolate snail1 linkage group LG1, US_GU_Lsax_2.0, whole genome shotgun sequence nucleotide sequence tgatgatgatgatgatgatgatgatgatgatgatgatgacgacaggGGCTGGATTAGCGACATGCAGGAAGTCACAGCAGCGAGGCTGTCGGCCAGAATCACTGACGTCACTGGTCTTGacgtcacagacagacagccgtTCGGCCCATCATCGGGAGAACCGTTCCAGGTCTGAACTGAGACAGTCTGctttctttattattttctctctatctctctctcttttttttctctttttttctttctttgtttgcgtgtttggttgtttctttttttctttctttttctttcttcattcgTCTCTTCCTTatgtcttccttccttcctttctttctttttttttcttttccttctttctttgtttccttttttccttcCGTTATCCCTTTCTTTACTCCTTCCTTCCACCcgttcttccttccttcttttcttcctttcttcctttcttccttctttcctttcttccttccttccttcctttcttccgttcttccttctttcctttcttccctccttcctttcttccttccttccttccttccctccttccttgcttccttcctttcttccctgcttccttcctttcttccctccttccctcccttcttccttccttccttccgtccttctttccttccttccgtccttctttcctttcttccctccttccttcctttcttccttccttccttccttccttccttccttcctttctttcttccctctttccttccttccttccgtccttctttcctttcttccttccttctttccttccttccttcctttcttttttcctttctttcttcctttcttccttcctttcttcctttctttctttctttcttcctttcttccttcctttcttccttcctttcttcctttctttctttccttccttcatttcctccctccttccttccttccttcctttcttcctccctccctcccttccccctccctccctcccttccttccttcctccctcccttcctgccttccttcattccttccttccttccttccttcctccctctcttcctccctccctcccctccctccctccctccctcccttcctcccttcctcccttcctccatttcttcatttcttcctcGCATATATCGCAAGGCGTTTGTGTTTGTACTATAAggcaagaaaacaaaaacaccaaaccAGCACAAACTAAAATCCCGTCGTTTCGAGAGGGTTGGATTCATACTTAAGTCTTAAAGAAAAGACAATATTGATTGTCAAGGCAACCACACGGAGGAGGTTTTCGCTCTTCTTCATTTTGAACAGTTTGAGATTTCCAATGTTGTGCAGCTCGTCAACTACGGGCTTGGCGGTCACTACAGTGCGCACTTCGATATTTTGAAGGTAGGTGTGTGACCTCAGAGTTACTTGTATGTTGGTTGGAAGGTAGGTATGTCTCGTCAGAGTTCTGGTGgtttgaaggtgtgtgtgtgtgtgtgtgtgtgtgtgtgtgtgtgtgtgtgtgtgtgtgtgtgtgtgtgtgtgtgtgtgtgacgtcatAGTTATGGTGGTTTGAATGTAGGTGTGGGACGTCAGAGTTATGGTTGTTTGAATGTAGGTGTGTGACGTCAGAGTTATGTGGGTTTTTAAGGTGGGTGTGTGACGTCATAGTTATGGTGGCTTGAATGTAGTTGTGTGACGTCATAGTTATGGTGTTTTGAAGGTGGGTGTGTGACGTCATGGTTATGGTGGCTTGAAGGTGGGTGCATAGTTATGGTGGTTTAAATGTGGGTGTATGACGTTATAGTTATGGTGGTTTATTGAAGGTCATAGTTATTGTGGTTTGAAGGTACGTGTGTGACGTCATAGTTGGTTTAAAGTATGTTATTTAAATACAAATGTACAAAGCAACAGAATGTATGTTTTAATAAAGTAGCACAAGACAAACTTATGAATGGGCTCTTAGGGACAAAATAATACATTGTTGTACGATATTGTAAAATCATAATCAGAACAACAAATAATACGaataatgacgtcatatttatggtggttgttgttgtgaagaAGGCAGTGATAGTGATAGTGAAATATAATAAATTCATGGTCAACATTTGTGTCGCAGTCGCAACAGACGGATTACCTGCGGGAGTCTGGGGAAAGAATTGCAACATttttgctatatgtgagttgacaTGTCAgactcatgtgtgtgtgtgtgtgtgtgtgtgtgtgtgtgtgtgtgtgtgtgtgtgtgtgtgtgtgagtgtgtgtatgtgtgtgtatgtgtgtgtgtgtgtgtgtgtgtgtgagtgtgtgtgtgtatgtgtgtgtgtgtgtgtgtgtgtgtgtgtgtgtgtgtgtgtgtgtgtgtgtgtgtgtgtgagagtgtgtgtgtgtgcctgcctgcTTGCATTATTGCTTGTGCGCAAGCGTGCATGTATACGTATATGTttacgtgtgcgtgtgcttcCGTGCTTGTTTGGGAGTGTGAAACGATGAATGATAAGAGTTGCCAAAGTGTGCGGAAGTTTACCTTTTTGTGTGTAATAACTTTTATTGAGAAGCTAtttttagttgtgttttttaTTTAAACAGTTATCAGACGTGGATATCGGAGGACACACCGTGTTTGTAGACGCAGGGATATCTGTCGCACCTGTTAAGGTAATACTCCCTACACCTTTTCACTATTTGTTCCTCgcccgtgtgtgtttgtgtgtgagtgtgtgtgcgtgtgagtgtgtgtgtgtgtgtgtgtgtgtttgtgtgtgtgtgtgtgtgtgtgtgtgtgtgtgtgtgtgtgtgtatgtgtgtgtatgtgtgcccgGGTGTCcgtcggtgtgtctgtctgtgtgtttgtatgtttgtgtgagtgtttgtatgtgtgttgtgtgtgtgtgtgtgtgtgtgtgtgtgtgtgtgtgtgtgtgtgtgtgtgtctgtctgtctgtctgaattcCATTGGAAtagacgcacacacatatgTTGGCAGGCAAACAGACGGGGttagaaaacacaaacaagcaacaacaacaacaccacaaaacacacacacacacacacacacacacacacacacacacacacacacacacacatacacacacacacacgcacacacacacacacacacacacacacacacacacaagcagcaacaacaacaacaaccaaatagACAAATTCAAACAAATAGACCTAAAACCAGCCAATCATCCAAGCAACCTGTTAACCGCCTGGTTTTAAGGATAACACTGATGTTGTTGCTTCAGGGCATGGCGCTTTTCTGGTACAACACGAACCCGGCACTGGAGCAAGAGCCCCTCACACTTCATGCCGGCTGCCCAGTCCTAAAGGGGCACAAATGGAGTGAGAATGATACGCCCTCAGGGCAAACTTACTCTTGGTCAAATTAGAAAATGTGGGATTGATGATATATTAGGGGTACGAGGTGAAGGGCAGGAACAGGACTTGGAAGAGAGTGAAGATTTAAGGG carries:
- the LOC138962579 gene encoding prolyl 4-hydroxylase subunit alpha-3-like; protein product: MQEVTAARLSARITDVTGLDVTDRQPFGPSSGEPFQLVNYGLGGHYSAHFDILKSQQTDYLRESGERIATFLLYLSDVDIGGHTVFVDAGISVAPVKGMALFWYNTNPALEQEPLTLHAGCPVLKGHKWIANKWIWTYGNMYRHPCGPSPNSTHLKVERIVNRRRHNIHAPH